In the genome of Scylla paramamosain isolate STU-SP2022 chromosome 49, ASM3559412v1, whole genome shotgun sequence, one region contains:
- the LOC135095381 gene encoding uncharacterized protein LOC135095381 yields MPRGTHHPRGRRDEVDKHSYDGDDGEGWCLGNCLASLLQWPVMLAAAIIIPVFGITFIVMGSIYIDSCKIERYVPIWLIVQGVIMLFGIGTGGIIKKINKSSSSSSSSNMLVKILGFVISLATAVWFIAGNVWVYKAWSQNPDYAHYWFENGCNMSLFRVAFWGIITLDVLFGVSVVVAVVAFFLRGCRR; encoded by the exons ATGCCACGAGGGACGCACCACCCCAGGGGACGCCGGGATGAAGTGGACA AACACAGctacgatggtgatgatggtgagggtTGGTGCCTgg GTAACTGCCTCGCCTCCTTGTTGCAGTGGCCGGTCATGTTAGCTGCTGCGATTATTATACCAGTTTTTGGCATAACCTTCATTGTAATGGGGAGTATTTATATTGATTCCTGCAAAATTGAGCGCTACGTACCGATCTGGCTCATTGTACAAG gtgtCATCATGTTGTTTGGGATCGGGACAGGCGGCATTATCAAGAAGATTAACAAGagttcttcgtcttcctcttcttccaacaTGCTGGTGAAAATTCTAGGGTTCGTCATTTCACTCGCTACTGCTGTTTGGTTCATTGCtg GCAACGTGTGGGTGTACAAGGCGTGGTCGCAGAACCCAGATTACGCCCATTATTGGTTTGAAAACGGGTGCAATATGTCACTGTTTCGCGTGGCTTTCTGGGGAATTATAACGCTGGATGTGCTGTTTGGTGTGTCCGTGGTTGTGGCGGTTGTGGCCTTCTTCCTCCGAGGCTGCAGGAGGTAA